In Aspergillus fumigatus Af293 chromosome 2, whole genome shotgun sequence, a genomic segment contains:
- the cdc42 gene encoding Rho family GTPase CDC42 — protein MVVATIKCVVVGDGAVGKTCLLISYTTNKFPSEYVPTVFDNYAVTVMIGDEPYTLGLFDTAGQEDYDRLRPLSYPQTDVFLVCFSVTSPASFENVREKWFPEVHHHCPGVPCLIVGTQTDLRDDPAVREKLARQKMQPIRKEDGDRMAKELGAVKYVECSALTQYKLKDVFDEAIVAALEPAPKKKSRCVLL, from the exons ATGGTGGTAGCTACAATTAA GTGTGTCGTCGTTGGTGACGGTGCCGTGGGAAAGACATGCCTCCTTATCTCTTACACAACAAACAAGTTCCCCTCAGAATATGTCCCCACCGTCTTCGACAATTATGCGGTTACTGTCAT GATCGGTGATGAGCCCTATACCTTGGGACTGTTCGATACCGCTGGTCAGGAGGATTATGACCGTCTCCGCCCCCTTTCCTACCCTCAGACCGATGTCTTTCTTGTCTGCTTCTCGGTGACCTCTCCTGCGTCTTTTGAAAACGTCCGCGAGAAGTGGTTCCCCGAGGTGCACCACCACTGCCCTGGTGTGCCCTGTTTGATCGTCGGTACCCAAACGGATCTTCGGGATGACCCTGCCGTTCGTGAGAAACTCGCCCGTCAGAAGATGCAACCCATCCgcaaagaagatggcgaccGTATGGCGAAGGAGCTGGGTGCTGTAAAATACGTCGAGTGCTCCGCTTTGACACAGTACAAGCTTAaggatgtctttgatgag GCGATTGTTGCGGCCCTGGAGCCCGCCCCGAAGAAGAAGTCCAGATGCGTCTTGCTGTAA
- a CDS encoding putative beta-ketoacyl synthase (Cem1) produces the protein MALLIMALWVRRTWKRLLDGHCGIVNVKHRDARFADLPCQIAAVVPVGPRQEGGWTASEWLSRDDERKMARFAQYAMAASEEALEDAGWKPTSFEEREATGICLGSGIGNFDEIYDTVVAYDKGGYRKVSPLFVPKLLINLGAGHLSMRYGFMGPNHAVTTACTTGAHSIGDAARFITCGDADVMLAGGAESCIHPLAIGGFARARSLATDFNDAPEKASRPFDADRKGFVVGEGAAMLVLEELEHAKARGARIYAELKGYGCSGDAHHMTAPKENGEGAWMAMKKALKNASLPPSAVDYVNAHATSTVVGDAAENAAIKSLLLGPEGKQNAAEINVSSTKGAVGHLLGGAGALESLFTVLAINENVMPPTINLDRLAEGFDCNYAPNQAQERQITVALTNSFGFGGTNSSLCFSKHGL, from the exons ATGGCTTTGCTGATCATGGCACTTT GGGTCCGTCGCACCTGGAAACGCCTGCTGGATGGTCATTGCGGTATTGTCAATGTGAAGCACCGCGATGCTCGGTTCGCAGACTTGCCCTGTCAGATTGCCGCTGTGGTACCTGTAGGTCCCCGGCAGGAGGGCGGTTGGACGGCTTCGGAATGGCTAAGCAGAGAT GACGAGCGGAAGATGGCTCGGTTCGCTCAGTATGCCATGGCTGCCTCTGAGGAAGCGCTGGAAGATGCCGGTTGGAAGCCTACGTCGTTCGAGGAGAGGGAAGCTACA GGTATTTGCCTGGGTTCTGGGATTGGGAACTTTGATGAGATCTATGACACAGTCGTGGCATATGACAAGGGG GGGTACAGAAAAGTATCTCCATTGTTTGTCCCAAAGCTCTTGATCAATTTGGGCGCCGGTCATCTGTCTATGAGGTATGGATTTATG GGCCCCAATCATGCCGTCACGACGGCCTGCACGACCGGAGCGCATTCGATTGGTGATGCAGCTCGTTTTATCACGTGTGGTGATGCGGACGTGATGCTCGCTGGCGGTGCGGAGTCATGCATTCATCCATTGGCCATTGGCGGCTTTGCTCGAGCAAGAAGTCTCGCCACCGATTTCAATGATGCTCCGGAAAAGGCATCGCGACCCTTTGATGCAGACCGGAAAGGGTTTGTGGTTGGTGAAGGAGCGGCCATGCTAGTTCTAGAG GAATTGGAGCATGCAAAGGCCAGAGGAGCTCGCATTTACGCAGAGCTAAAGGGCTACGGCTGCTCCGGCGATGCCCACCATATGACAGCACCTAAGGAGAATGGCGAGGGGGCATggatggcgatgaagaaggctTTAAAAAATGCGAGTCTCCCACCGTCTGCTGTTGACTATGTCAATGCGCACGCTACATCAACTGTGGTTGGAGATGCTGCGGAAAATGCCGCAATAAAGtctctccttctcggtcCTGAAGGGAAGCAGAACGCGGCTGAGATCAACGTCAGCAGCACAAAGGGGGCCGTAGGTCATTTACTCGGTGGTGCCGGTGCTCTTGAGTCGCTATTCACTGTTCTTGCTATCAATGAG AACGTGATGCCACCGACCATCAACTTGGATCGTCTTGCGGAAGGATTTGACTGCAACTACGCCCCCAACCAAGCACAAGAGCGTCAGATTACAGTCGCACTGACAAACAGCTTTGGTTTTGGAGGGACGAATAGCAGTCTGTGTTTCTCGAAGCATGGATTATGA
- a CDS encoding glycosyltransferase family 69 protein yields the protein MSARLLHPDEYELDTRSSVDSQGTFNLDEADFESQAPPRPRRLLNRFSFLSWLFSSTSSGYRRLKPSRRILSASSRPSCYRRLLLRRYCFYIHVIIGIVLALVILTSIFRPSYTHPPPHYSVLRDAVSQSTRSGRGNIRNEKIFVAASLYDRDGNLAGGEWGNRVLQLIDLLGGDNVFLSIYENDSGPQGKSALQGFKERVPCKSSIIFEEHLDLDSLPRVTVPGGQERIKRIEYLAEVRNRALKPLDDDPETRYDKLLYLNDVIFDPVDALQLLFSTNADQNGVAQYRAACAVDFINPFKFYDTYATRDLQGYGMGLPFFPWFSTAGHGESRKDVLAGKDAVRVRSCWGGMVAFDAKFFQSGTAGKGSTLAPSRFRASHDLFWEASECCLIHADIQQPQPQPDEITDTGIYLNPFVRVAYDLRSWSWLGITRRFEKLYSFIHNIGNHLVGLPWYNPRRAEVPGQTVQEIVWVADANEASGGSFKKFDRIAGNDGYCGRRGLQVIVEDRKPGQEGYESIPVPST from the coding sequence ATGTCTGCCCGTCTGCTGCACCCGGATGAGTACGAGCTTGACACTCGATCTTCTGTCGACTCACAGGGAACTTTCAACCTAGACGAGGCCGACTTCGAGTCGCAAGCTCCCCCCAGACCCAGACGGCTTCTCAACCGGTTCTCCTTCCTATCGTGGCTCTTCTCATCAACTTCATCCGGCTACCGTCGCCTCAAACCTTCTCGACGCATCCTCTCCGCCTCGTCGCGACCGAGTTGTTATCGACGTCTCCTTCTACGCCGCTACTGCTTCTATATCCATGTCATTATAGGGATTGTATTAGCCCTCGTCATATTGACTTCAATCTTTCGTCCATCCTATACTCACCCGCCGCCGCATTACTCAGTCCTCCGGGATGCAGTCTCGCAATCGACTAGGTCGGGCAGAGGCAACATTCGCAATGAGAAAATCTTCGTGGCTGCGAGCCTATACGACCGCGACGGAAATTTAGCAGGCGGAGAATGGGGCAATCGAGTTCTTCAGCTTATTGACCTGCTGGGTGGAGATAATGTGTTCTTAAGTATATACGAGAATGATAGCGGACCACAGGGTAAAAGCGCATTGCAGGGTTTCAAGGAGCGGGTACCATGCAAGAGTTCCATCATTTTCGAAGAGCATCTGGATCTGGACAGTTTGCCGCGAGTTACAGTCCCCGGTGGACAGGAACGTATCAAGCGCATCGAGTATCTGGCAGAGGTTCGCAACCGAGCTCTGAAACCGCTGGACGATGATCCTGAGACGCGTTACGACAAGCTCCTGTACCTGAACGACGTCATTTTCGATCCGGTTGACGCTCTTCAGTTGTTGTTTTCCACCAATGCAGATCAAAACGGGGTTGCTCAGTATCGGGCAGCTTGCGCAGTCGACTTCATCAACCCCTTCAAGTTCTATGACACGTACGCCACTCGTGACCTGCAGGGCTATGGAATGggtcttcctttctttccgtGGTTTTCAACAGCTGGACATGGTGAAAGTCGAAAGGATGTGCTAGCTGGGAAGGATGCCGTGCGTGTACGCAGTTGTTGGGGAGGAATGGTTGCTTTCGATGCCAAATTTTTCCAGTCTGGCACGGCAGGAAAGGGTTCGACTCTAGCTCCGTCCCGTTTCCGCGCCTCTCACGACCTCTTTTGGGAAGCTTCCGAGTGCTGTCTAATCCATGCGGACATTCAGCAACCTCAGCCGCAACCAGATGAGATAACCGACACGGGGATCTACTTGAACCCATTCGTGCGCGTCGCCTACGACCTCCGTAGTTGGTCCTGGCTTGGAATCACACGCCGATTTGAGAAACTCTACTCCTTCATCCACAACATTGGGAATCACCTTGTGGGGTTGCCGTGGTACAACCCACGACGGGCAGAGGTGCCAGGTCAAACTGTTCAGGAAATAGTTTGGGTTGCAGATGCAAATGAAGCTAGTGGTGGTTCCTTCAAGAAGTTCGATCGGATTGCTGGGAATGACGGCTATTGCGGACGGCGAGGGCTGCAAGTTATCGTCGAAGATCGCAAGCCGGGCCAGGAAGGTTATGAAAGCATTCCTGTACCGTCGACATGA
- a CDS encoding agmatinase, with amino-acid sequence MKTILVSLLALAGTALAHAHHDDAEVVPKSLREELLKKWDQEFTFSGIASFAHLKPVKCLVEPDERYDIAVIGAPFDTAVSYRPGARFGPRAIRAASARQMAGTSYNTRAGINPYSSWATVKDCGDIPITPFDNGLAERQMYEAFLELGSRPAVTPADSKYGAKGISAGKAKLVTLGGDHSIALPALRALYQIYQKPITVLHFDAHLDTWNPIRYSAYWTSEQSHFNHGSFFHKASREGLICNSTSAHAGLRTRLTGVDDSDYTAPNTPEQGFMRIHADDIDELGPMGIVDKIIERIGRDPEQPVYLSVDIDVLDPSTAPGTGTPEPGGWTTREFIRILRGIEKLNIVGADIVEVSPSYDNKGETTALAAAQVAFEIITSIVKAGAGEDLGGWYGRKADGQVSVEKIIKEETKDEL; translated from the exons ATGAAGACTATTCTAGTCAGCCTGCTGGCTTTGGCGGGAACGGCCCTAGCTCACGCCCATCACGACGATGCCGAGGTTGTACCGAAGAGTTTGCGAGAAGAACTCCTGAAGAAATGGGACCAGGAG TTTACATTCTCTGGCATTGCTAGCTTCGCCCACTTGAAACCCGTCAAGTGCCTAGTCGAGCCCGATGAGCGCTATGATATCGCCGTGATAGGCGCGCCCTTCGACACAGCCGTCAGCTACAGACCTG GCGCCCGCTTCGGTCCGCGTGCGATTCGCGCTGCCAGCGCCCGCCAGATGGCCGGCACCAGCTACAACACACGCGCAGGTATCAACCCGTACAGCTCCTGGGCGACAGTCAAGGACTGTGGCGACATTCCTATCACCCCCTTCGACAACGGTCTGGCCGAGCGCCAGATGTACGAAGCCTTCCTGGAACTGGGGTCCCGGCCGGCCGTGACGCCCGCGGATTCCAAGTACGGCGCCAAGGGCATCTCCGCCGGCAAGGCGAAGCTGGTGACGCTGGGCGGCGACCACAGCATTGCGCTGCCAGCCCTGCGCGCCCTGTACCAGATCtaccagaagcccatcacgGTGCTGCACTTTGACGCGCACCTTGACACCTGGAACCCAATCCGGTACTCGGCCTACTGGACATCGGAACAGTCGCACTTCAACCACGGCAGCTTTTTCCACAAGGCGAGCCGCGAGGGCCTGATTTGCAACTCGACTTCCGCCCACGCCGGGCTGCGCACCCGGCTCACAGGCGTCGACGACAGCGACTACACCGCCCCCAACACACCGGAGCAAGGGTTCATGCGCATCCACGCCGATGATATCGACGAGCTGGGCCCCATGGGCATCGTGGACAAGATCATCGAACGCATTGGCCGCGACCCGGAACAGCCCGTTTACTTGTCCGTCGACATCGATGTGCTGGACCCCTCCACCGCGCCGGGAACAGGCACCCCGGAGCCGGGCGGCTGGACCACCCGCGAGTTCATCCGCATTCTGCGCGGCATTGAGAAGCTGAACATTGTCGGCGCGGATATCGTCGAGGTCTCCCCTAGCTACGATAACAAGGGCGAGACCACCGCTCTGGCAGCGGCACAGGTCGCCTTTGAGATCATCACCAGTATCGTCAAGGCCGGCGCGGGCGAGGATCTCGGCGGTTGGTACGGACGCAAGGCTGACGGTCAGGTATCTGTAGAGAAGattatcaaggaagagacgaAGGACGAATTATAG
- the mirC gene encoding siderochrome-iron transporter MirC, whose protein sequence is MPFLDHRTGPSYGTIDQMEQHSDDEGERFLQEQCDTGRFSSDITSISEDSVQEGVRKIEAINLTWTARSLVIAYVSIFLMSFCTSLEGQTVMSLGAYATSAFSKHSLISTVLVVQNVVNAVIKPPMAKVADVFGRFEAFCVSILIYVLGYIQMAASTNVQTYASAQIFYSAGSTGLQILQQVFIADSSNLLNRAFLALLPEFPFLVTVWIGPTIADAVLKHASWRWGYGMWSIILPASFLPLALSLLLNQRKARRLNLIKPKSRPRGGVFAVLRRTWYDLDMGGLILLSAAVTLILVPLTLAANSKNGWKSDSIVAMIVVGLFCLIALPFWESSKRLAPKPLLSLHLLKQRTALAGCTLAFWYFMAFYFSVQPYFYSYLQVVQGYDVATAGRVTQTFAFTSTIAAFAVSILIKYTRRYRAFVIAGCVVYIIGMVLMMVTRHEGSTPAQILVTQVVVGIGGGLLNVPVQLGVQASASHQEVAAATAMFLTSMEMGGAVGAALSGAVWTHNIPRKLRLYLPEENKGDADAIFGKITKALSYPLGSPVRVAINQAYQETFKKLLILALIAIIPLVPLSLAMEDYKLDKMSEEPLVDPVPAEEGEIEPNRHVKRT, encoded by the exons ATGCCCTTTCTCGATCACCGAACAGGACCCTCTTATGGCACAATCGACCAAATGGAACAACAcagcgatgatgaaggcgaACGGTTTCTCCAGGAACAGTGTGATACTGGCAGATTTAGTAGTGACATAACGTCAATTTCGGAAGATTCGGTGCAGGAAGGCGTTAGAAAAATCGAAGCGATCAATTTGACTTGGACTGCACGGTCTCTGGTCATAGCATATGTCAG TATCTTTCTCATGTCGTTTTGCACTTCTCTAGAAGGTCAGACCGTCATGTCGCTCGGAGCATATGCAACGAGTGCTTTTAGCAAGCACTCATTGATTTCCACTGTTTTGGTTGTCCAGAATGTGGTTAACG CCGTTATCAAACCTCCTATGGCGAAAGTCGCGGATGTCTTCGGTCGCTTCGAAGCGTTCTGCGTTAGTATACTCATATACGTGCTTGGATATATTCAGATGGCCGCCTCGACAAACGTGCAAACTTATGCATCTGCTCAAATCTTCTATTCCGCCGGTTCCACGGGTCTCCAAATACTTCAACAAGTTTTTATTGCTGACAGCAGTAATTTGCTGAACCGTGCCTTTTTGGCACTGCTACCTGAATTCCCTTTCCTTGTGACCGTTTGGATTGGACCGACTATCGCGGATGCGGTGCTGAAGCACGCCTCGTGGCGCTGGGGCTACGGGATGTGGTCGATTATTCTACCTGCCTCTTTCCTGCCCTTAGCACTTTCCTTGCTCCTGAATCAACGTAAGGCAAGGAGGCTGAACCTCATTAAACCGAAGTCTCGGCCCCGCGGCGGCGTCTTTGCAGTATTGCGCCGTACATGGTATGACTTGGACATGGGCGGCTTGATCCTATTATCCGCTGCGGTTACCTTGATCTTGGTGCCTCTTACTCTTGCTGCGAACTCAAAGAATGGCTGGAAGTCCGACAGCATCGTTGCGATGATCGTGGTCGGCTTATTCTGTTTAATCGCGCTACCATTTTGGGAAAGCTCTAAAAGACTGGCTCCCAAGCCCCTTCTGTCCTTGCATCTTCTTAAACAGCGGACTGCTCTTGCTGGCTGCACCCTTGCATTTTGGTATTTTA TGGCGTTTTATTTCTCTGTTCAACCATACTTTTATTCCTATCTCCAGGTTGTCCAAGGCTACGACGTCGCTACCGCTGGCCGGGTTACTCAAACATTTGCCTTCACTTCGACAATTGCCGCCTTTGCGGTTTCGATATTGATCAAATACACCCGGCGCTATCGAGCATTCGTCATTGCTGGCTGCGTGGTCTATATCATCGGGATGGTGCTGATGATGGTAACCCGTCACGAAGGAAGTACACCAGCGCAAATCTTAGTGACTCAGGTCGTCGTCGGTATCGGTGGCGGGCTTCTCAATGTTCCAGTACAGTTGGGAGTCCAAGCATCTGCCAGTCACCAGGAAGTTGCCGCGGCCACGGCCATGTTTCTGACGTCCATGGAGATGGGCGGCGCGGTTGGCGCTGCACTCTCGGGGGCTGTTTGGACCCATAATATCCCCCGCAAGCTCCGCCTTTACCTTCCGGAGGAGAACAAAGGAGATGCAGACGCAATTTTCGGCAAGATAACGAAGGCCCTCTCGTACCCTCTCGGATCACCTGTCAGGGTCGCTATTAATCAAGCATACCAGGAGACATTCAAAAAGCTCCTGATTCTGGCTCTCATTGCCATAATACCATTAGTACCCTTGAGCTTGGCGATGGAAGATTACAAGCTTGATAAA ATGAGCGAAGAACCTCTGGTTGACCCGGTTCCCGCtgaagagggagaaatcGAACCGAATAGACACGTCAAACGAACGTGA